A window of Ipomoea triloba cultivar NCNSP0323 chromosome 2, ASM357664v1 contains these coding sequences:
- the LOC116010892 gene encoding zinc finger MYM-type protein 1-like: MTQDQHIQVCVSKYSEQSKQDYRVRLTSSVTSIRFLLRQGLAFRGNDETLDSLNWGNFLEFLKVLADTNEDVGKVVMQNAPENHQMTSPLIQKDIVNAIASETTEIIINDLGEELFGIIVDESRDVSLKEQMIVFIRYVNSSGHIVERMLGITHVRDTTSMSLKVAIEDLLTRHGLSISRIRGQGYDGASNMRGKFNGLKTLIINENPCAFYVHCFAHQLQLALVGAARENSAVGNFFVTVSQLCNIVCAPCKRKDSLRDKQLKMLIDSISTDTIEIGIGLNQESVIKRLGDTRWGSHYGALVSIVRLFSPVIEVLDEIGVNDGPKQRTEAFGVLEAILCFDFVFFLHLMKDVLGITNDLSQALQKKDQNIVSAIRLLEINQLQTYFVDVTSDPVFSKLGGINELAQKMVETGRHLDYTLVYLLLKLSLILPVATASVERAFSAMKLIKTSLRNRMGDDLLHDCLLPYVKKEVFDQVSNEAILLRFQNMRERRGVLPRSLS, encoded by the exons ATGACTCAAGATCAACACATACAAGTTTGTGTATCAAAATACTCGGAGCAATCGAAACAAGACTACCGTGTTCGATTGACTTCATCAGTTACTTCTATCCGGTTTCTTTTAAGGCAAGGACTTGCTTTTCGTGGAAATGATGAAACCCTTGACTCACTTAATTGGGGAAACTTCCTTGAGTTCTTAAAAGTTCTTGCAGATACTAATGAAGATGTTGGCAAAGTAGTAATGCAAAATGCACCTGAAAATCACCAAATGACTTCTCCTTTAATTCAAAAAGATATTGTTAATGCAATTGCAAGTGAGACAACTGAAATAATAATCAATGATCTTGGTGAAGAATTATTTGGAATAATAGTTGATGAGTCAAGAGATGTATCACTTAAGGAGCAGATGATTGTGTTTATTCGGTATGTGAATTCAAGTGGGCATATTGTTGAGCGTATGCTTGGAATTACTCATGTTCGTGATACTACATCTATGTCTCTTAAAGTAGCCATTGAAGATCTCCTAACAAGGCATGGATTAAGCATTTCAAGAATACGAGGCCAAGGGTATGATGGAGCAAGTAATATGCGAGGCAAGTTCAATGGTCTTAAAACTTTGATTATCAATGAGAATCCATGTGCTTTTTATGTTCATTGTTTTGCTCATCAACTACAACTAGCACTTGTGGGTGCTGCAAGAGAAAATAGTGCTGTTGGAAATTTTTTTGTCACTGTCTCGCAATTGTGCAATATTGTATGTGCTCCATGTAAGCGTAAGGATAGCTTACGAGACAAACAATTAAAGATGTTGATTGATTCAATTTCTACTGATACAATTGAAATAGGAATTGGTTTGAATCAAGAATCAGTTATAAAACGCCTTGGTGATACACGTTGGGGATCTCATTACGGTGCACTTGTGAGCATTGTGAGATTATTTTCTCCGGTGATTGAGGTTCTTGATGAAATAGGAGTCAATGACGGTCCAAAACAAAGGACAGAAGCATTTGGAGTATTGGAGGCTATTCTATgttttgattttgtattctttttGCATTTGATGAAGGATGTTTTAGGAATTACCAATGACTTGTCACAGGCATTACAGAAGAAAGATCAAAACATTGTGAGTGCCATTAGACTATTGGAG ATAAACCAACTACAAACTTATTTTGTTGATGTAACTTCTGATCCTGTTTTCTCTAAATTGGGTGGTATTAATGAATTAGCTCAAAAAATGGTGGAAACGGGAAGACATTTGGACTATACGTTGGTGTATTTGCTTCTAAAGTTGTCTTTGATTCTACCAGTTGCAACTGCTAGTGTGGAAAGAGCATTTTCTGCTATGAAGTTAATCAAGACATCTTTACGCAACCGGATGGGTGATGATTTATTACATGATTGCTTATTGCCGTATGTTAAAAAAGAAGTTTTTGATCAAGTTTCAAATGAAGCAATTCTACTCCGATTTCAAAATATGAGAGAGCGTAGAGGAGTATTACCCCGTAGTTTATCATAA